The Triticum aestivum cultivar Chinese Spring chromosome 7B, IWGSC CS RefSeq v2.1, whole genome shotgun sequence genome window below encodes:
- the LOC123160467 gene encoding heavy metal-associated isoprenylated plant protein 9, producing the protein MGEQVATKEEANNKEASPAPAAAPQAAPAPAPAEEKKDEAAPPPADQDPNKEEPPADPPSPPPPVPVILGVELHCTGCAKRIRRSLLRCKGVEAVHVDMPANQVTIKGAVDPQALCDRLHAKTKRDATLISPLPPPPPPEGEEPAPPPPPPAPLVSEARTVELLVNMHCEACAQQLQTKMMKMKGVVSAQTDLAAGRLTLSTTVQDDKIVEYIHRRTGKIASVVPPPSLEPPKEEEPPAAAAEPSKEEAPADADGKKEEAGENKPAEDGKAAAEAGEEKKEGGGGAGEEDQKPGKQEGVAVDGFPPEEMMKRMVYWPYGGAPGGGIHYKLHPADAEEAMMARRMAMHAMPPPPHHHHHNPYAMTMMHQQWAPPPPPPPPGMPMYNSYNYGSSYMMERPPQMFSDENPNACVIS; encoded by the exons ATGGGCGAGCAAGTAGCCACCAAG GAGGAGGCCAACAACAAGGAAGCATCGCCTGCACCCGCCGCCGCACCCCAAGCTGCGCCTGCACCGGCAccggcagaggagaagaaggatgaagcagcaccaccaccagccgACCAAGACCCAAACAAGGAGGAACCACCAGCTGACCCACCGTCCCCTCCGCCGCCGGTGCCGGTGATCCTGGGCGTCGAGCTGCACTGCACGGGCTGCGCCAAGCGGATCAGGCGCTCCCTGCTCCGCTGCAAGGGCGTCGAGGCCGTCCACGTCGACATGCCCGCCAACCAGGTCACCATCAAGGGCGCCGTCGACCCGCAGGCCCTCTGCGACCGCCTCCACGCCAAGACCAAGCGCGACGCCACCCTCATCTCGCCTttaccgccgccccctccccccgagGGCGAGGAGcctgcgccgccccctcccccgccgGCGCCGCTCGTCAGCGAGGCCCGCACCGTGGAGCTGCTCGTCAACATGCACTGCGAGGCCTGCGCGCAGCAGCTGCAgaccaagatgatgaagatgaagggGGTGGTGAGTGCCCAGACGGACCTCGCGGCCGGCAGGCTCACCCTCAGTACCACCGTGCAGGATGACAAGATTGTAGAGTACATCCACCGACGGACTGGGAAGATCGCCTCCGTCGTGCCGCCGCCGTCTCTGGAGCCGCCCAAGGAGGAGGAGCCACCCGCTGCTGCTGCGGAGCCCAGCAAGGAGGAAGCACCAGCCGACGCCGACGgcaagaaagaagaggccggcGAGAACAAGCCGGCTGAAGACGGCAAAGCTGCTGCAGAGGCcggagaggagaagaaggaaggtggtggtggtgccggCGAGGAGGACCAGAAGCCGGGGAAGCAAGAAGGTGTGGCGGTGGACGGCTTCCCGCCGGAGGAGATGATGAAGCGGATGGTTTACTGGCCCTACGGCGGCGCACCAGGCGGCGGCATCCACTACAAGCTGCACCCGGCCGACGCCGAGGAGGCCATGATGGCCAGGAGGATGGCCATGCacgccatgccgccgccgccgcaccaccaccaccacaaccccTACGCCATGACCATGATGCACCAGCAGTgggcgcctccaccgccgccgccacctccgggcATGCCGATGTACAACAGCTACAACTACGGCAGCAGCTACATGATGGAGCGGCCGCCGCAGATGTTCAGCGACGAGAACCCCAACGCATGCGTCATCTCCTAG